The Helianthus annuus cultivar XRQ/B chromosome 16, HanXRQr2.0-SUNRISE, whole genome shotgun sequence genome includes a window with the following:
- the LOC110919742 gene encoding protein VARIATION IN COMPOUND TRIGGERED ROOT growth response-like, which translates to MQRSISSAKNVYRNILQHHRPPTAAIVTGPQPPCDVFINHRGIDTKKNIAGLLYDHLMMLKLRPFLDSKNMKPGDKLFEKINNAITECKVGIVVFSPHYCQSYFCLHELARITETRKRVIPVFCDVKPSELTVINQWNTPKYELDCFKSALEEAKYTVGLTFNSSNGDWPGFLVTATEAIIQNMIEVEEQNQ; encoded by the exons ATGCAACGTTCAATCTCCTCAGCTAAAAATGTCTATCGCAACATCCTCCAGCACCATAGACCACCGACTGCCGCCATCGTTACAGGCCCGCAACCACCATGTGATGTGTTTATCAACCACCGTGGGATCGACACCAAGAAGAACATTGCGGGGCTTTTATATGATCATCTCATGATGTTAAAACTAAGGCCTTTTTTAGACAGTAAAAATATGAAACCGGGTGATAAATTGTTTGAAAAAATCAACAATGCAATCACCGAATGTAAAGTTGGCATTGTGGTTTTTTCTCCACACTACTGTCAATCTTATTTTTGTTTGCATGAATTGGCGCGCATTACAGAAACTAGGAAGAGGGTAATACCGGTTTTTTGTGATGTTAAACCATCTGAGCTTACTGTTATAAACCAATGGAATACACCTAAATATGAGCTAGATTGTTTCAAATCGGCTCTCGAGGAGGCTAAGTACACTGTTGGCCTAACCTTTAATTCGTCTAACGG GGACTGGCCAGGATTTCTAGTGACCGCCACAGAAGCTATTATCCAGAACATGATAGAGGTGGAAGAGCAAAATCAATAA